One genomic region from Leifsonia poae encodes:
- the ispG gene encoding flavodoxin-dependent (E)-4-hydroxy-3-methylbut-2-enyl-diphosphate synthase gives MAAINLGMPKIPETLAPRRKTRQIKVGKVLVGGDAPISVQSMTTTPTTNINATLQQIAELTASGCDIVRVAVPSRDDAQALPIIAKKSQIPVIADIHFQPNYVYAAIDAGCAAVRVNPGNIRRFDDQVGKIAAAAQAAGVSLRIGVNAGSLEPSLLQKYGKATPEALVESAVWEASLFEEHDFHDFKISVKHNDPIVMVKAYRLLAERGDWPLHLGVTEAGPEFQGTIKSATAFGILLSEGIGDTIRVSLSAPPAQEVKVGLQILQSLNLRERKLEIVSCPSCGRAQVDVYKLANDVTSGLEGMSVPLRVAVMGCVVNGPGEAREADLGVASGNGKGQIFVKGEVIKTVPESEIVATLIAEANRIAAEMPASESAAPTVTVGAH, from the coding sequence GTGGCAGCAATCAACCTGGGGATGCCCAAGATCCCGGAAACACTCGCACCCCGTCGCAAGACCCGGCAGATCAAGGTGGGCAAGGTCCTCGTCGGAGGCGATGCCCCGATCAGCGTCCAGTCGATGACCACGACGCCGACCACCAACATCAACGCGACCCTGCAGCAGATCGCTGAGCTCACCGCCTCCGGTTGCGACATCGTGCGCGTCGCGGTGCCGAGCCGCGACGACGCCCAGGCGCTGCCGATCATCGCCAAGAAGAGCCAGATCCCGGTGATCGCCGACATCCACTTCCAGCCGAACTACGTCTACGCGGCGATCGATGCCGGTTGCGCGGCCGTGCGAGTGAACCCCGGCAACATCCGCAGGTTCGACGACCAGGTCGGCAAGATCGCTGCTGCCGCCCAGGCCGCGGGCGTCTCGCTCCGCATCGGCGTCAACGCCGGATCGCTCGAACCGAGCCTGCTGCAGAAGTACGGCAAGGCCACGCCGGAGGCTCTCGTGGAGAGCGCCGTGTGGGAGGCCAGCCTGTTCGAGGAGCACGACTTCCACGACTTCAAGATCTCGGTGAAGCACAACGACCCCATCGTGATGGTCAAGGCCTACCGGCTGCTCGCCGAACGCGGCGACTGGCCCCTGCACCTCGGTGTCACCGAGGCCGGACCGGAGTTCCAGGGCACGATCAAGTCCGCCACCGCCTTCGGCATCCTGCTCTCGGAGGGCATCGGCGACACCATCCGCGTCTCGCTCTCCGCCCCGCCGGCGCAGGAGGTCAAAGTCGGCCTGCAGATCTTGCAGTCGCTGAACCTGCGCGAGCGCAAGCTCGAGATCGTCTCCTGCCCGAGCTGTGGGCGGGCCCAGGTGGATGTGTACAAGCTCGCCAACGACGTCACGAGTGGCCTCGAGGGCATGAGTGTGCCGCTGCGAGTCGCCGTGATGGGCTGCGTCGTGAACGGACCGGGGGAGGCCCGCGAGGCCGACCTCGGGGTCGCATCCGGCAACGGCAAGGGGCAGATCTTCGTCAAGGGCGAGGTGATCAAGACCGTTCCCGAGTCGGAGATCGTCGCAACCCTCATCGCCGAAGCGAACCGTATCGCTGCCGAGATGCCCGCCTCCGAATCAGCCGCCCCCACGGTCACCGTCGGCGCCCACTGA
- a CDS encoding RNB domain-containing ribonuclease yields the protein MPSRRTHVTASAAQSELAVALASLRTGLDLPEGFPEPVEREAEAAAAALTLPMTDLTGVPFVTIDPDGSTDLDQAVHIERSGAGFRVRYAIADVPALVRPDGAVDIEARRRGQTIYAADGRIPLHPSAIGERAGSLLAGVDRGAFVWELVLDAGGREVSVSLVRARVRSRRQWSYADAQAAVDDGSAPETLLLLKPVGLARIECERLRGGASLNAPDEEIVLREGAYTLERRSPLPIEEWNAQISLLTGMAAARLMLDARIGILRTMPPPAEEAVTSFRAQTTALGLPWAADQPYGEYLRGLDHTDPRALAVMQAATGLFRGAGYVVMDGEAPADPLQSAVAAPYAHTTAPLRRLVDRWVLVICEALSAGREVPAWARRSLTELPSIMGASSRLGSQLNAASIDRVEAALLADRIGDEFEATVLSVRGDTMTVQLAEPAVVASAPRPDGVQPGTVVRLCLATADIPTGRSTFTTPGSSRAHE from the coding sequence ATGCCGAGCCGTCGAACGCACGTCACCGCATCCGCCGCACAGAGCGAGCTGGCCGTCGCCCTCGCATCGCTCCGCACCGGCCTCGATCTGCCGGAGGGCTTCCCCGAACCTGTCGAACGCGAAGCCGAGGCAGCCGCGGCGGCGCTCACCCTCCCTATGACCGATCTCACCGGGGTGCCGTTCGTCACCATCGACCCTGACGGTTCCACCGATCTCGACCAGGCGGTGCACATCGAGCGCTCCGGGGCGGGTTTTCGTGTGCGCTACGCGATCGCGGATGTGCCCGCGCTGGTCCGGCCCGATGGCGCGGTCGACATCGAGGCACGGCGACGCGGGCAGACGATCTACGCCGCCGACGGCCGCATCCCGCTGCATCCGTCGGCCATCGGCGAGAGGGCAGGCTCGCTGCTCGCCGGCGTCGACCGCGGGGCGTTCGTGTGGGAGCTGGTGCTGGATGCGGGCGGCCGGGAGGTCTCCGTCTCGCTCGTCCGCGCGCGCGTCCGCTCCCGCCGTCAGTGGAGCTATGCCGACGCGCAGGCCGCCGTCGACGACGGCAGCGCACCGGAGACGCTCCTGCTGCTGAAGCCGGTCGGGCTCGCCCGTATCGAGTGCGAACGTCTTCGTGGCGGCGCCAGTCTCAACGCCCCCGACGAGGAGATCGTCCTGCGCGAGGGGGCGTACACGCTGGAGCGGCGTTCTCCCCTGCCCATCGAGGAGTGGAATGCCCAGATCTCGCTGTTGACGGGGATGGCCGCCGCCCGGCTGATGCTCGACGCCCGGATCGGCATCCTTCGCACGATGCCGCCGCCGGCCGAGGAGGCCGTGACCTCGTTCCGAGCGCAGACGACCGCGCTCGGCCTCCCGTGGGCGGCCGACCAGCCGTACGGCGAGTATCTGCGCGGTCTCGACCACACGGACCCGCGGGCGCTGGCGGTGATGCAGGCAGCGACCGGCCTCTTCCGCGGCGCGGGCTACGTCGTCATGGACGGCGAGGCTCCCGCCGATCCGCTCCAGTCCGCGGTCGCCGCCCCGTATGCGCACACCACGGCCCCGCTGCGCCGGCTCGTCGACCGCTGGGTCCTCGTGATCTGCGAGGCACTCAGCGCCGGCAGGGAGGTTCCCGCCTGGGCACGGCGGTCGTTGACCGAGTTGCCGTCGATCATGGGCGCTTCGTCACGACTGGGCTCGCAGCTGAACGCCGCCTCGATCGACCGGGTCGAGGCCGCACTGCTCGCCGACCGGATCGGCGACGAGTTCGAAGCGACCGTGCTGTCCGTCCGGGGCGACACGATGACCGTGCAGCTCGCCGAGCCGGCCGTCGTCGCCTCGGCGCCCCGGCCCGACGGCGTTCAGCCGGGAACGGTCGTCCGGCTCTGCCTCGCCACGGCCGACATCCCGACCGGACGGAGCACCTTCACGACCCCCGGCAGCAGCCGGGCACACGAATAG
- a CDS encoding proline--tRNA ligase: protein MPTRLTNYFLRTLREDPSDAEVASHRLLLRAGYIRRQAPGIFAWLPLGLRVKGKIEAIIREEMTAAGAHEVHFPALLPREPYEVTGRWEEYGDNLFRLKDRKGSDLLLAPTHEEAFTLLVKDLYSSYKDLPLAIYQIQDKYRDEARPRAGLLRGREFTMKDAYTFDYTDAGLDASYQRQRDAYERIFTRLGLEYAIVQADAGAMGGSRSEEFLHPTVIGEDTFVRSAGGYAANVEAFTTVAPPARSFEKLTPLEVLDTPDTPTIAALVAVANEKHPRPDGRAWTAADTLKNVVLAVVHLDGTREVVVVGLPGDREVDLKRAEVAFAPAEVEPATEADFLKHPELVKGYIGPWSERGAMLGEESATGIRYLVDPRVVEGSGWITGANVHGKHVFGLVAGRDFDWDATVEAAEVLAGDPAPDGSGPVELARGMEIGHVFQLGRKYAEVLGLKVLDENGKLVTVTMGSYGIGVTRILAIIAELNCDEKGLIWPEAVAPFDVHVVAAGREQVVFDVAEEVTASLEAAGLDVLFDDRPKVSPGVKFGDAELIGVPRIVVVGRGAADGVVELWDRRTGERSSVPVAGLPAALRA, encoded by the coding sequence GTGCCTACACGCCTGACGAACTACTTCCTCCGCACCCTCCGTGAAGACCCCTCCGACGCCGAGGTCGCCAGCCACCGGCTGCTGCTGCGCGCCGGTTACATCCGGCGCCAGGCGCCGGGCATCTTCGCGTGGTTGCCGCTGGGGCTGCGTGTGAAAGGCAAGATCGAGGCGATCATCCGCGAGGAGATGACGGCCGCCGGCGCGCACGAGGTGCATTTCCCGGCGCTGCTTCCCCGGGAGCCCTACGAGGTCACCGGCCGGTGGGAGGAGTATGGCGACAACCTCTTCCGCCTGAAAGACCGCAAGGGTTCCGACCTGCTGCTCGCACCCACCCACGAGGAAGCGTTCACGCTGCTCGTCAAAGACCTCTACTCCAGTTACAAAGACCTGCCGTTGGCGATCTACCAGATCCAGGACAAGTACCGCGACGAGGCCCGACCCCGCGCCGGCCTGCTGCGCGGCCGTGAGTTCACGATGAAAGACGCGTACACCTTCGACTACACCGACGCCGGTCTCGACGCCAGCTACCAGCGCCAGCGCGACGCCTACGAGCGCATCTTCACCCGGCTCGGGCTGGAGTACGCGATCGTGCAGGCGGATGCCGGTGCGATGGGCGGCTCGCGCAGCGAGGAGTTCCTGCACCCCACCGTGATCGGCGAAGACACCTTCGTGCGCTCGGCCGGCGGGTACGCCGCCAACGTCGAAGCGTTCACCACCGTCGCTCCGCCCGCCCGGTCGTTCGAGAAGCTGACGCCGCTCGAAGTCCTCGACACGCCTGACACCCCGACGATCGCGGCGCTCGTCGCCGTGGCCAACGAGAAGCACCCTCGGCCCGACGGCCGCGCCTGGACGGCGGCGGACACCCTCAAGAACGTCGTGCTGGCCGTCGTCCACCTCGACGGCACACGCGAGGTCGTCGTGGTCGGGCTGCCGGGTGACCGCGAGGTCGACCTGAAACGGGCGGAGGTCGCCTTCGCTCCCGCCGAGGTCGAACCGGCCACCGAGGCCGACTTCCTGAAGCACCCGGAGCTCGTGAAGGGCTACATCGGGCCGTGGTCGGAGCGCGGGGCGATGCTGGGCGAAGAGTCGGCCACCGGCATCCGCTACCTCGTCGACCCCCGCGTGGTCGAAGGCTCCGGCTGGATCACGGGGGCGAACGTGCACGGCAAGCACGTATTCGGTCTCGTCGCCGGCCGTGACTTCGACTGGGACGCCACGGTCGAGGCGGCCGAAGTGCTCGCCGGCGACCCCGCTCCCGACGGCTCCGGTCCGGTCGAGCTCGCCCGCGGCATGGAGATCGGCCATGTCTTCCAGCTCGGCCGCAAATACGCCGAGGTGCTCGGGCTCAAGGTGCTCGATGAGAACGGCAAGCTCGTCACAGTGACCATGGGATCGTACGGCATCGGCGTCACGCGCATCCTCGCGATCATCGCCGAGCTCAACTGCGACGAAAAGGGCCTCATCTGGCCCGAAGCCGTCGCGCCGTTCGATGTGCACGTCGTCGCCGCCGGGCGCGAGCAGGTCGTGTTCGACGTGGCCGAAGAGGTGACGGCCTCCCTGGAGGCGGCCGGACTCGACGTGCTGTTCGACGACCGTCCGAAGGTCTCGCCCGGGGTGAAGTTCGGCGACGCCGAGCTGATCGGGGTTCCCCGCATCGTCGTCGTCGGGCGGGGCGCCGCCGATGGCGTCGTCGAATTGTGGGACCGCCGCACCGGCGAGCGCAGCTCCGTTCCCGTCGCCGGCCTCCCCGCCGCCCTGCGCGCCTGA
- the nusA gene encoding transcription termination factor NusA — protein sequence MDIDLSVLRLMEREREIPFDELVQIIEQAILTAYLKHTNQADHGHGHGHGENAHSDEPPAARVHLDRKTGHVTVYVPEKDEEGNVIGEAEDSPSDFGRIAAFAAKQVINQRLRDIADDAVLGEFRGREGDIVAGVIQQGPNPRMIHVDLGSIEAILPPEEQVPGEEYTHGSRIRVYVTSVSKGLKGPSIIVSRTHPALVRKLFALEVPEIASGVVEIVSLAREAGHRTKIAVRATEPGVNAKGACIGELGQRVRAVTAELNNEKIDIVDYSPDLATFVSSALSPAKVTSAFVIDESLKAVRALVPDYQLSLAIGKEGQNARLAAKLTGAKIDIQPDSILDKE from the coding sequence ATGGACATCGACCTCAGCGTCTTACGTCTCATGGAACGTGAGCGAGAGATCCCCTTCGATGAGCTGGTGCAGATTATCGAGCAGGCGATTCTGACCGCCTACCTGAAGCACACGAACCAGGCCGACCACGGTCACGGTCACGGTCACGGCGAGAACGCGCACTCGGACGAGCCGCCCGCGGCCCGCGTGCACCTCGATCGCAAGACCGGACATGTGACCGTCTACGTTCCGGAGAAGGACGAGGAAGGCAACGTCATCGGCGAAGCCGAAGACAGCCCGAGCGACTTCGGTCGCATCGCAGCGTTCGCTGCCAAACAGGTGATCAACCAGCGCCTGCGTGACATCGCCGACGACGCGGTCCTCGGCGAGTTCCGCGGACGCGAAGGCGACATCGTTGCCGGCGTGATCCAGCAGGGACCGAACCCGCGGATGATCCACGTGGATCTGGGCAGCATCGAGGCGATCCTGCCGCCCGAGGAGCAGGTTCCGGGCGAGGAGTACACGCACGGCTCGCGCATCCGCGTGTACGTCACGAGTGTCTCGAAGGGGCTCAAGGGGCCGTCGATCATCGTCTCGCGCACCCACCCGGCGCTCGTGCGCAAGCTCTTCGCGCTCGAGGTGCCGGAGATCGCCAGCGGGGTCGTCGAGATCGTGTCGCTTGCCCGCGAGGCCGGGCACCGCACGAAGATCGCGGTGCGTGCCACCGAGCCCGGAGTCAACGCCAAGGGTGCCTGCATCGGTGAGCTCGGTCAGCGCGTGCGCGCGGTGACTGCCGAGCTCAACAACGAGAAGATCGACATCGTCGACTACTCGCCCGACCTGGCCACCTTCGTCTCGAGTGCCCTCTCGCCCGCCAAGGTGACCAGCGCGTTCGTGATCGACGAGTCGCTCAAGGCCGTCCGTGCCCTCGTTCCCGACTACCAGCTCTCTCTTGCCATCGGCAAGGAAGGGCAGAATGCCCGCCTCGCTGCGAAGCTCACGGGCGCGAAGATCGACATCCAGCCGGATTCGATCCTCGACAAGGAGTGA
- a CDS encoding YlxR family protein, which yields MEPVRTCVGCRSRAPRSSLVRVVARNAELVVDHSATLPGRGAWLHPTDECLDKALQRRAFGRALRVEQALETQAIQDALRENRLNGTVNSNE from the coding sequence ATGGAACCTGTTAGAACGTGCGTTGGATGCCGTTCTCGCGCTCCCCGATCCTCCCTCGTGAGGGTTGTCGCCCGAAACGCAGAACTCGTGGTGGACCATTCCGCCACTCTTCCCGGGCGGGGCGCGTGGCTCCATCCGACTGACGAGTGTCTCGACAAAGCTTTGCAGAGGCGTGCCTTCGGGCGGGCGCTGCGGGTGGAGCAGGCACTCGAAACCCAGGCCATCCAGGACGCACTACGAGAGAACAGGCTGAACGGCACAGTGAACTCAAATGAGTGA
- the infB gene encoding translation initiation factor IF-2, translated as MAAKPRVHEVATELGVDSKIALAKLKEMGEFVKGPSSSIEPPVARKLRAALEADGFTADKAASAAPEHKAPAPAASRPSAPAPAPAASPKPAGPVPAAPLSVAERQALAEQKAAAEAAEAAAAKAAAAKAEAEPSGEKPATEAEAKTATPRPAGDASSSIPRPGAPRPGNNPFASNQGMGQRPSTPRPGNNPFASSQGMGQRPTPGNIPRPTPPRPGSPRPGAPGQGARPGGQRPGGAGGSRPGFQQRPGSGGGAGAGAGAGGGFQRPGGGFGGPRPAGGGGRGRGPGGGTAGAFGRGGGKSKARKSKRAKRQEFELREAPSLGGVSVPRGDGNTIVRLRRGASISDFADKIDASPGNLVTVLFHLGEMATATESLDEATFGILGDELGYKVQIVSPEDEDRELLEGFDIDLDQELEDETDEDLEIRPPVVTVMGHVDHGKTRLLDAIRKANVVEGEAGGITQHIGAYQVWTEHDGNERAITFIDTPGHEAFTAMRARGAQVTDIAILVVAADDGIMPQTIEALNHAQAAGVPIVVAVNKIDKPEANPAKVRQQLTEFGLVAEEYGGDVMFVDVSARNDIGIQDLLDAVLLTADAGLDLRSNPNKDARGIAIEAKLDKGRGAVATVLIQSGTLRVGDPIVAGTAYGRVRAMVDENGDTVHEAYPSRPVQVQGLSSVPRAGDTFLVTEEDRTARQIAEKREAAERNAMLAKSRKRISLEDFTRALEEGKVEALNLIIKGDVSGAVEALEESLMKIEVDDSVQLRILHRGVGAITESDIDLATIDNAIVIGFNVRPDVKARERAAREGVDVRFYSVIYNAIDDIESSLKGMLKPEFEEIQSGVAEIREVFRSSKFGNIAGVIVRSGTITRNAKARVIRDGVVVGDNLAIESLRRFKDDVTEVRTDFEAGIGLGKFNDIQIGDEIETTEMREKPRA; from the coding sequence GTGGCTGCAAAACCACGCGTACACGAGGTCGCAACAGAACTCGGAGTCGACAGCAAGATCGCACTTGCGAAACTGAAAGAGATGGGCGAGTTCGTCAAGGGACCGTCCTCCAGCATCGAACCGCCGGTGGCGCGCAAGCTTCGTGCCGCCCTCGAGGCGGATGGCTTCACCGCGGACAAGGCGGCCAGCGCTGCCCCCGAGCACAAGGCGCCCGCGCCGGCCGCATCGCGTCCGTCTGCCCCGGCACCCGCGCCGGCTGCGTCCCCCAAGCCGGCGGGACCTGTTCCTGCCGCGCCCCTGTCGGTGGCCGAGCGTCAGGCGCTCGCCGAGCAGAAGGCCGCCGCCGAGGCGGCCGAAGCAGCGGCGGCGAAGGCGGCTGCGGCGAAGGCCGAGGCCGAGCCCTCCGGTGAGAAGCCTGCGACCGAAGCGGAGGCCAAGACGGCCACACCGCGTCCGGCAGGCGACGCCAGCAGCAGCATCCCGCGCCCCGGCGCCCCGCGTCCGGGCAACAACCCGTTCGCCTCCAACCAGGGCATGGGTCAGCGCCCGAGCACTCCGCGTCCGGGAAACAACCCGTTCGCCAGCTCGCAGGGCATGGGCCAGCGGCCGACGCCCGGCAACATCCCGCGTCCGACCCCGCCGCGTCCCGGTTCGCCGCGCCCCGGCGCGCCCGGCCAGGGCGCACGCCCAGGCGGTCAGCGTCCCGGTGGTGCCGGCGGCAGCCGTCCCGGTTTCCAGCAGCGCCCCGGAAGCGGCGGCGGTGCCGGTGCCGGCGCTGGTGCCGGTGGTGGTTTCCAGCGTCCCGGTGGCGGCTTCGGCGGCCCCCGTCCCGCTGGTGGCGGCGGTCGTGGCCGCGGCCCCGGTGGTGGAACCGCCGGTGCGTTCGGTCGTGGTGGCGGCAAGAGCAAGGCCCGCAAGTCGAAGCGCGCCAAGAGGCAGGAATTCGAACTGCGCGAAGCCCCGTCGCTGGGTGGCGTGAGCGTACCCCGTGGTGATGGCAACACCATCGTGCGGCTGCGCCGCGGTGCCTCCATCTCGGACTTCGCCGACAAGATCGACGCCAGCCCCGGAAACCTCGTGACCGTGCTGTTCCACCTCGGTGAGATGGCGACGGCGACGGAGTCCCTCGACGAGGCGACTTTCGGCATCCTCGGTGACGAACTGGGCTACAAGGTGCAGATCGTCTCGCCGGAGGACGAAGACCGCGAGCTGCTCGAAGGCTTCGACATCGACCTCGACCAGGAGCTCGAGGACGAGACCGATGAAGACCTGGAGATCCGCCCGCCGGTGGTCACCGTCATGGGTCACGTCGACCACGGTAAGACCCGACTGCTCGACGCGATCCGCAAGGCGAACGTCGTGGAGGGCGAGGCCGGTGGCATCACCCAGCACATCGGTGCCTACCAGGTGTGGACCGAGCACGATGGCAACGAGCGTGCCATCACCTTCATCGACACCCCGGGCCACGAGGCGTTCACCGCCATGCGTGCCCGTGGCGCCCAGGTCACCGACATCGCGATCCTCGTGGTCGCGGCCGACGACGGCATCATGCCGCAGACCATCGAGGCGCTCAACCACGCGCAGGCGGCCGGCGTTCCGATCGTCGTCGCGGTGAACAAGATCGACAAGCCGGAGGCGAACCCCGCGAAGGTGCGCCAGCAGCTCACCGAGTTCGGTCTCGTGGCCGAAGAATACGGTGGAGACGTCATGTTCGTCGACGTGTCGGCGCGCAACGACATCGGCATCCAGGATCTTCTGGATGCGGTGCTGCTCACCGCCGACGCCGGGCTCGACCTGCGCTCGAACCCCAACAAGGATGCCCGCGGTATCGCGATCGAGGCCAAGCTCGACAAGGGCCGCGGTGCGGTTGCGACCGTGCTCATCCAGTCGGGAACGTTGCGCGTCGGCGACCCGATCGTCGCGGGAACGGCTTACGGCCGCGTTCGTGCGATGGTCGACGAGAACGGCGACACCGTGCACGAGGCATACCCCTCGCGTCCGGTGCAGGTGCAGGGTCTCTCCAGCGTTCCGCGCGCCGGCGACACCTTCCTCGTCACCGAGGAGGACCGCACGGCCCGTCAGATCGCTGAGAAGCGTGAAGCCGCCGAGCGCAACGCCATGCTGGCGAAGTCGCGCAAGCGCATCTCGCTCGAGGACTTCACCCGCGCTCTGGAAGAGGGCAAGGTCGAGGCGCTCAACCTCATCATCAAGGGCGATGTGTCCGGTGCCGTGGAGGCGCTGGAGGAGTCGCTCATGAAGATCGAGGTGGACGATTCGGTTCAGCTGCGCATCCTGCACCGCGGTGTGGGTGCGATCACCGAGTCGGACATCGACCTGGCGACCATCGACAACGCGATCGTGATCGGGTTCAACGTCCGTCCGGACGTCAAGGCCCGCGAGCGTGCGGCCCGCGAGGGTGTGGATGTGCGCTTCTACTCGGTCATCTACAACGCGATCGACGACATCGAGAGCTCGCTGAAGGGCATGCTCAAGCCGGAATTCGAGGAGATCCAGTCGGGTGTCGCCGAGATCCGCGAGGTGTTCCGTTCTTCCAAGTTCGGCAACATCGCCGGTGTCATCGTGCGGTCGGGAACGATCACGCGAAACGCGAAGGCTCGTGTCATCCGCGACGGCGTCGTGGTGGGGGACAACCTCGCTATCGAGTCGCTGCGTCGCTTCAAGGACGACGTCACCGAGGTGCGGACGGACTTCGAGGCCGGTATCGGTCTCGGCAAGTTCAACGACATCCAGATCGGTGACGAGATCGAGACGACCGAGATGCGGGAGAAGCCCCGCGCCTAG
- the rbfA gene encoding 30S ribosome-binding factor RbfA: MADPARARKLADRIKVIIAKRLERGMRDPRLGFVTITDVQVTGDLQHASVFYTVYGTDEERTDTAAALAAATGMLRSEVGKNITARLTPSLEFILDAIPENAAHIEDLLREARERDTEVAGLAEGAQYAGDEDPYVKPRDFDAEENEADAADAAAADAAAADAAAKDSREA; this comes from the coding sequence ATGGCTGATCCGGCACGCGCGAGAAAGCTCGCGGACAGAATCAAGGTGATCATCGCCAAGCGCTTGGAGCGCGGGATGCGTGACCCTCGCCTCGGCTTCGTGACCATCACGGATGTTCAGGTGACCGGCGACCTTCAGCACGCTTCGGTGTTCTACACCGTCTACGGCACCGACGAGGAGCGCACCGACACGGCGGCGGCACTCGCGGCGGCCACCGGGATGCTGCGCAGCGAGGTGGGCAAGAACATCACGGCGCGTCTCACCCCGTCGCTCGAGTTCATCCTCGACGCCATCCCGGAGAATGCGGCCCACATCGAGGATCTGCTGCGGGAGGCGCGCGAGCGCGACACCGAGGTGGCCGGTCTCGCCGAGGGTGCGCAGTATGCCGGCGATGAGGACCCGTACGTGAAGCCCCGCGACTTCGACGCCGAGGAGAACGAGGCTGACGCCGCCGACGCCGCCGCCGCCGACGCCGCCGCCGCCGACGCCGCCGCAAAGGACTCGCGCGAGGCCTGA
- a CDS encoding A/G-specific adenine glycosylase produces MTIADTVVDWYHENKRDLPWRRHGFTPWGTLVSEFMLQQTPVARVIPRLDEWLTRWPTPADLAAVPPGEAVRAWKSLGYPRRALWLHACAVAITERHDGVVPEDVDALLALPGIGDYTARAVAVFAYGNRHPVVDTNIRRVIARAIDGQGEPGPPSAKRDLVAMETLLPAGRPAAAAFNAGMMELGAIVCVARTPRCDECPLREVCAWRLAGSPPYDGPRKTVQKKYEGSDRQVRGLILAELRASHIPVTPGEIAGVWPDAVQRERALAGLLADGLAVETPDGYVLP; encoded by the coding sequence GTGACTATCGCCGACACCGTGGTCGATTGGTACCACGAGAACAAGCGCGACCTGCCGTGGCGACGGCACGGCTTCACGCCCTGGGGAACGCTGGTGAGCGAGTTCATGCTGCAACAGACACCGGTGGCGCGCGTCATCCCTCGGCTCGACGAGTGGCTGACCCGGTGGCCGACACCGGCCGACCTGGCCGCCGTGCCACCCGGGGAGGCGGTGCGCGCCTGGAAGTCGCTCGGCTACCCGCGGCGTGCGCTCTGGCTGCACGCCTGCGCCGTGGCCATCACCGAGCGGCACGACGGCGTCGTCCCTGAAGATGTGGATGCGCTGCTCGCGCTTCCCGGCATCGGCGACTACACCGCCCGGGCCGTCGCCGTCTTCGCCTACGGCAACCGGCACCCCGTGGTCGACACCAACATCCGCCGGGTGATCGCCCGGGCCATCGACGGACAGGGCGAACCGGGGCCACCGTCGGCGAAACGGGACCTCGTCGCGATGGAGACCCTGCTGCCGGCCGGCCGGCCGGCGGCGGCCGCCTTCAACGCGGGCATGATGGAACTCGGCGCGATCGTCTGCGTGGCGCGCACGCCACGCTGCGACGAATGCCCGCTCCGCGAGGTGTGCGCCTGGCGCCTGGCCGGATCTCCTCCGTACGACGGGCCGCGCAAGACCGTCCAGAAGAAGTACGAAGGAAGCGACCGACAGGTGCGCGGGCTGATCCTCGCGGAGCTGCGCGCGTCGCACATCCCGGTCACGCCCGGCGAGATCGCGGGGGTCTGGCCGGATGCGGTGCAACGCGAGCGGGCCCTGGCGGGCCTCCTCGCCGACGGGCTCGCCGTCGAGACGCCCGATGGCTACGTTCTGCCCTGA
- a CDS encoding ABATE domain-containing protein yields the protein MSDLELVYNTGAAWTDLLGTRRHAYSPQPLERLTDPDRLTEWLTTVGLPPATPPDETDLALARATREAIRLLAHSTLSSTQHTLPLTADAPPAADAAALLGELSRASAPAFTIGDTGAVTPTRPENTRDALGRLAQSAVADLAHHPADFGVCSDAACAKIYLDPSHLRKACCDTCSTRLRVRAFRQKAKNT from the coding sequence ATGTCGGATCTCGAACTGGTCTATAACACGGGTGCCGCCTGGACCGACCTGCTCGGCACCCGGCGTCACGCCTACTCGCCGCAGCCGCTGGAACGCCTCACCGACCCCGATCGGCTCACGGAATGGCTCACGACGGTCGGACTCCCCCCGGCGACGCCGCCCGACGAGACAGACCTCGCGCTGGCCCGAGCGACCCGGGAAGCCATCCGGCTCCTCGCCCACAGCACCCTCTCCTCCACCCAGCACACGCTCCCCCTCACGGCCGACGCCCCTCCCGCCGCCGACGCCGCCGCCCTCCTCGGCGAGCTCAGTCGAGCATCCGCCCCCGCGTTCACCATCGGCGACACCGGCGCGGTGACCCCGACGCGCCCCGAGAACACCCGGGATGCGCTCGGCCGCCTCGCCCAGAGCGCCGTCGCCGACCTCGCCCACCACCCCGCCGACTTCGGCGTCTGCTCGGACGCCGCCTGCGCGAAGATCTACCTCGACCCGAGCCATCTGCGCAAGGCCTGCTGCGACACCTGCTCCACCCGTCTGCGGGTGCGCGCCTTCCGCCAGAAGGCGAAGAACACGTGA